In Selenomonas sp. TAMA-11512, a genomic segment contains:
- a CDS encoding nucleotidyl transferase AbiEii/AbiGii toxin family protein produces the protein MDAFDGQTICFDYPKNHKDSSILQVIRLEIGSLAEPIPASNQKIKTHIEEVYPEVFDENIEVVAVDALRTFYEKISILHRESNRVNGNYPTRYSRHFYDVYKMILTDIREKSFENIELLKAVIDFKKKFYASNWAKYDDIINGNLKLIPSKKGLEIFSKDYDSMKNMLFGEKVPFDKIIDSLKEYEKEINDAIKNK, from the coding sequence ATTGATGCGTTTGACGGACAGACAATATGTTTTGACTATCCTAAAAATCATAAAGACAGTTCGATTTTACAAGTGATAAGACTAGAAATTGGAAGCTTGGCAGAACCGATTCCTGCAAGTAATCAAAAAATAAAGACGCATATTGAAGAAGTCTACCCTGAAGTATTTGATGAAAATATAGAGGTTGTGGCAGTAGACGCCTTGAGAACCTTTTATGAAAAAATAAGTATACTTCATAGAGAATCAAATCGAGTGAACGGTAATTATCCGACAAGATACTCAAGGCACTTTTATGATGTTTATAAAATGATACTTACGGATATTAGAGAAAAAAGCTTTGAAAATATTGAGTTGTTAAAAGCGGTTATTGACTTTAAAAAAAAATTCTATGCAAGTAACTGGGCAAAATATGATGACATCATAAATGGTAATTTGAAGTTGATACCATCAAAGAAAGGGTTAGAAATCTTTTCAAAAGACTACGATAGTATGAAGAATATGTTGTTTGGAGAAAAGGTACCGTTTGATAAAATAATCGATTCGCTTAAAGAATATGAGAAAGAGATAAATGATGCTATAAAAAATAAGTGA
- a CDS encoding polyprenyl synthetase family protein: MVRLIQKDLEMLEEELLRAVVSPVDRITEIGTHLVKAGGKRLRPALYLLAARSGREFSMERAMPLAVAIELIHMASLVHDDVLDHADLRRGKETANARWGNQQAILSGDYLFARAFSLVAGAGYGDRISMILSNLIMDLSVGEIIQNMELYKVETIEAYDERIAKKTANFLADCCEMGGIVAGHDEETLCGLRTYGKKIGMAFQLTDDLLDVLGDAKDIGKPAGHDIAEGIITLPFLRALETSAERDELRAVITNPNLSAEDVERALAIVRAGDGADYTRKRVHALLEEAKAALPKALPKDIVKTYCEAADHIAKRNK, from the coding sequence ATGGTTCGTTTGATTCAAAAGGATTTAGAGATGCTTGAAGAGGAGCTTTTACGCGCGGTCGTCTCACCTGTAGATCGTATCACGGAGATTGGCACGCATCTCGTCAAAGCCGGCGGGAAGCGTCTTCGTCCCGCACTTTATCTCTTGGCGGCGCGATCGGGCAGGGAGTTTTCCATGGAGCGCGCAATGCCGCTGGCGGTCGCGATAGAGCTTATTCACATGGCGTCGCTTGTCCATGACGATGTGCTGGATCACGCGGATCTCCGACGCGGCAAGGAGACGGCGAATGCCCGCTGGGGCAATCAGCAGGCAATCCTGTCGGGAGACTATCTCTTTGCCAGGGCGTTCTCGCTCGTGGCAGGCGCCGGCTATGGGGACCGGATATCGATGATCCTGTCGAACCTCATCATGGATCTTTCCGTAGGCGAGATCATTCAGAACATGGAGCTCTACAAGGTCGAGACGATCGAGGCATACGATGAACGCATTGCCAAGAAGACGGCGAACTTCCTCGCAGATTGCTGTGAGATGGGCGGTATCGTTGCCGGCCATGACGAGGAAACGCTGTGCGGGCTGCGCACCTATGGAAAGAAGATCGGCATGGCGTTCCAGCTGACCGATGATCTCCTCGATGTTCTGGGGGACGCGAAGGATATCGGCAAACCCGCGGGACATGATATCGCGGAGGGCATCATCACGCTGCCGTTCCTTCGAGCGCTTGAGACAAGTGCGGAGCGGGACGAGCTCCGAGCCGTTATTACAAATCCGAACTTATCGGCGGAGGATGTCGAGCGGGCGCTTGCCATTGTCCGAGCCGGTGACGGTGCGGACTATACGAGAAAGCGCGTCCATGCGCTCCTCGAGGAGGCAAAAGCCGCGCTGCCGAAGGCGCTGCCCAAGGATATCGTCAAGACGTATTGTGAAGCGGCGGACCATATAGCGAAGAGAAACAAATAA
- the tatA gene encoding twin-arginine translocase TatA/TatE family subunit, translating into MFGLGVPELLIILVIGLIFFGPGKLPEIGKALGKSIKEFKAAGKEEKEMKNVTAMKTDDAIDAPAKRDEK; encoded by the coding sequence ATGTTTGGACTTGGCGTACCTGAATTACTGATCATTTTGGTGATCGGTCTTATATTCTTCGGCCCGGGGAAGCTGCCCGAGATCGGCAAAGCGCTCGGCAAGAGCATCAAGGAGTTTAAAGCCGCGGGCAAGGAAGAAAAAGAGATGAAGAATGTCACGGCGATGAAGACGGACGATGCCATCGACGCTCCGGCAAAGCGGGATGAAAAATAG
- the tatC gene encoding twin-arginine translocase subunit TatC encodes MSEEQKREVTEQPPAHDSMPNPDAALTETPTEENAGEEDQAAQRAAADIPAAEEDAQASAAAAAAAEAARIREGEAQGSMSVLQHLEELRKRLIRSLIAVGLCSAVAYYFIEDIVHVLTMPAGKLYYMQPAEAFFTYIKVAVFAGFLLALPIVFYQLWRFFLPALTVRERKVIVLVVPASVLLFFAGIAFAFFLVLPLAIKFFMGYTTDDLQALFSIKQYFDFIVGFLLPFGFVFELPLIVLILAKMGFVSSAFLGKQQRMIIFLSVVIGAIVTPPDVFSQVMIAVPIVLLYESSYLLVKYVLRK; translated from the coding sequence ATGAGTGAGGAACAGAAACGAGAAGTGACGGAGCAGCCGCCGGCGCATGATTCCATGCCGAATCCGGATGCCGCGTTGACGGAGACGCCGACGGAGGAAAATGCCGGCGAGGAGGATCAGGCGGCGCAAAGGGCAGCCGCGGACATCCCCGCGGCGGAGGAGGATGCACAGGCCTCTGCCGCAGCAGCGGCTGCGGCAGAGGCGGCACGCATCCGCGAAGGGGAAGCCCAAGGCAGCATGTCGGTGCTGCAGCATCTCGAAGAGCTGCGCAAGCGCCTCATCCGCTCTCTGATAGCCGTCGGCCTGTGCAGCGCCGTCGCCTATTATTTCATCGAGGACATTGTGCATGTCCTCACGATGCCGGCGGGGAAGCTTTACTATATGCAGCCCGCGGAGGCTTTTTTCACCTACATCAAGGTGGCTGTCTTCGCCGGCTTTCTGCTCGCGCTGCCCATCGTCTTTTACCAGCTGTGGCGATTTTTCCTGCCGGCGCTGACTGTCCGTGAGCGCAAGGTCATCGTGCTTGTCGTGCCTGCCTCGGTTCTGCTCTTCTTTGCCGGGATCGCCTTCGCTTTTTTCCTTGTGCTGCCGCTGGCGATCAAGTTCTTTATGGGATACACGACGGATGATCTGCAGGCGCTTTTCTCGATCAAGCAGTATTTTGATTTCATCGTCGGCTTTCTGCTGCCCTTCGGCTTCGTGTTCGAGCTGCCGCTCATTGTCCTCATATTGGCAAAGATGGGATTTGTCAGCTCGGCGTTCCTGGGCAAACAGCAGAGGATGATCATCTTCCTGTCGGTTGTCATCGGCGCGATCGTGACGCCGCCGGACGTGTTTTCGCAGGTGATGATCGCGGTGCCGATTGTGCTCCTGTATGAGTCCAGTTATTT